A genomic region of Photobacterium swingsii contains the following coding sequences:
- a CDS encoding YtfJ family protein, producing the protein MNKKLIITLLAGLLPTLASAHNLKVGQVLPSVDIADKGEILLTQDKITYQAWTTAQLEGKVRVIQAIAGRSAAKAMNAPMIDAIKAANLPADKYQTTTIINQDDAIWGTGGFVKSSAEDSKREFAWSSMVLDANGDVQQAWDLKPENSMIALLDTKGTVLFVQEGQLSAQEIQQVMDLINNNL; encoded by the coding sequence CATTAGCATCTGCTCATAACCTAAAAGTAGGACAAGTATTACCAAGTGTTGATATCGCAGATAAAGGTGAAATTCTATTAACGCAAGATAAGATAACTTATCAGGCTTGGACAACAGCTCAACTAGAAGGAAAAGTAAGAGTTATTCAAGCAATCGCTGGGCGCAGTGCCGCTAAAGCAATGAATGCTCCAATGATCGATGCGATCAAAGCTGCAAACCTACCTGCAGACAAATATCAAACAACAACAATCATTAATCAAGATGACGCGATCTGGGGAACCGGTGGTTTTGTAAAATCATCAGCCGAGGACAGTAAGCGCGAGTTTGCATGGTCATCGATGGTCTTAGATGCAAATGGAGACGTCCAGCAAGCCTGGGATCTTAAACCTGAAAACTCAATGATTGCACTGCTGGATACAAAAGGAACCGTGCTTTTCGTTCAAGAAGGTCAACTTTCGGCACAAGAAATTCAGCAAGTTATGGATCTCATTAACAATAACCTGTAA
- the zrgA gene encoding zinc uptake protein ZrgA, translated as MTIRRTVFATLVSSLITGQALAHNHHDESEYRQHGAHVHGVVELNIAQDANALLVEITAPGADVVGFEHAPKNDEQKKALNSALKTLAQPQQLLTFSTGAQCTLVDTLVTETLTAHDEHVHHDHDNHDHDEHAHHDHDSHDHDNHAHHDHDSHDHDEHAHHDHDSHDHDEHAHHNHDDHDCNCDGQHGEFSAQYTFNCDNIETLTSMQSDWFKHFTSTEKITIQAITNKGQKAGQLTPAQTQFTF; from the coding sequence ATGACGATCCGCCGCACTGTATTCGCCACACTCGTAAGCTCACTCATCACAGGGCAAGCTTTAGCACACAATCATCACGATGAAAGTGAATATCGTCAGCATGGCGCGCATGTTCACGGTGTCGTTGAACTCAATATCGCACAAGATGCCAACGCCCTACTCGTTGAAATTACCGCTCCAGGTGCCGACGTTGTCGGTTTCGAGCACGCACCAAAAAATGATGAACAAAAAAAAGCACTAAATAGTGCGCTGAAAACGCTTGCTCAACCTCAGCAATTACTCACCTTTTCAACGGGTGCACAATGTACGCTAGTAGACACTCTCGTAACAGAAACCCTTACGGCTCATGATGAACATGTACACCACGACCATGATAACCACGATCATGACGAACATGCACACCACGACCATGATAGCCACGATCATGACAATCATGCACATCACGACCATGATAGCCACGATCATGACGAACATGCACACCACGACCATGATAGCCACGATCATGACGAACATGCACATCACAACCACGATGACCATGATTGTAACTGTGATGGACAACATGGTGAGTTTTCAGCGCAATACACTTTCAATTGCGACAACATCGAAACACTAACAAGCATGCAGTCGGATTGGTTTAAGCATTTCACCTCAACCGAGAAAATAACCATTCAGGCTATCACCAATAAAGGACAAAAAGCAGGTCAGCTCACACCTGCACAAACCCAGTTTACCTTCTAA
- a CDS encoding ABC transporter ATP-binding protein has protein sequence MTVINISNLTFRWARQQADILAIPQFTVQQGEKVFLKGPSGSGKSTLLGLLSGISQPTSGEISILGQKFSELKATQRDTFRANHIGYIFQMFNLLPYLSVLENVMLPCRFSPLRQQRISTSLEQEAKRLLTQLHLPQDCLHKPISELSIGQQQRVAAARALMGQPELLIADEPTSALDQNNREAFIGLLMAECERSNTTLLFVSHDQTLEGLFDRTVALNDINTIHQEITS, from the coding sequence ATGACTGTTATCAATATTTCAAACCTCACATTTCGCTGGGCGCGACAGCAAGCAGATATACTAGCTATCCCTCAATTTACTGTGCAGCAAGGTGAGAAGGTATTTCTTAAAGGCCCAAGCGGGAGCGGAAAATCTACATTATTAGGGCTACTCTCAGGTATTAGCCAACCGACATCAGGTGAAATCTCAATCCTTGGGCAAAAGTTTAGTGAATTAAAAGCAACGCAAAGAGATACATTCAGAGCCAATCACATTGGCTATATATTTCAGATGTTTAATCTACTTCCATATTTATCTGTGCTTGAAAATGTAATGCTACCGTGCCGCTTTTCTCCCTTACGCCAGCAACGTATTTCAACTAGCTTAGAGCAAGAAGCCAAGCGCTTATTAACACAGCTTCATTTACCACAAGACTGCCTTCACAAACCCATCAGCGAGCTAAGCATAGGCCAACAACAACGAGTTGCTGCTGCGCGAGCACTAATGGGGCAACCAGAGCTACTCATTGCAGATGAACCCACATCAGCCTTAGATCAAAATAACCGCGAAGCCTTCATCGGACTCTTAATGGCTGAGTGCGAACGCTCTAATACCACACTTTTATTTGTGAGCCATGATCAAACGCTAGAAGGGCTTTTTGATCGCACTGTTGCACTCAATGACATCAACACTATCCACCAAGAGATAACATCATGA
- a CDS encoding ABC transporter permease encodes MKAILHLAWKSLQNRKATALLTILTVAISVTLLLGVERVRTQAKASFANTISGTDLIVGSRAGSVNLLLYSVFRIGNATNNIDWKSYQEITSHRAVKWAIPISLGDSHRGFRVIGTTGDYFEHYKYGKKQPLNFDQGLPFAGLFETVIGAEVARKLNYKLGDEIIIAHGISDKSFNRHDNLPFKVVGILAPTGTPVDRSVHVSLEAIEAIHVGWESGARLGPTPEAKVLLQQQFKPKQITAFMVGLNSKIQTFALQRYINTYSKEPLSAIMPGIALHELWQMMSIAEQALLIVSGFVVIAGLLGMLSSLLTSLNERRREMAILRATGARPSHIFFLLISEATFLTALGILLGTIMLYGLLFLAQPFILTHFGMYIEITPLNIYELTLLAVVQVAGILVGIIPAIRAYQHSLSDGMTIKI; translated from the coding sequence ATGAAGGCTATCTTACATCTAGCATGGAAAAGCCTGCAGAACCGAAAAGCGACCGCATTACTCACCATACTGACTGTAGCAATCTCAGTGACTCTACTATTAGGCGTTGAACGAGTAAGAACACAAGCAAAAGCCAGTTTTGCCAATACGATTTCAGGTACAGATCTCATCGTGGGCTCACGCGCAGGTTCAGTCAATTTATTACTCTACTCGGTATTTCGCATCGGTAACGCGACCAATAATATTGATTGGAAAAGCTACCAAGAAATCACCTCACACCGTGCAGTGAAATGGGCTATTCCCATCTCACTTGGCGATTCACACCGTGGTTTTAGAGTGATAGGCACGACAGGTGATTACTTCGAACATTATAAATACGGGAAAAAGCAGCCTCTAAATTTTGATCAAGGCTTACCCTTTGCGGGGTTATTTGAAACGGTTATTGGTGCTGAAGTTGCCAGAAAACTAAACTACAAATTAGGCGATGAAATTATCATCGCACATGGGATCAGCGATAAATCGTTCAACCGCCACGACAACTTGCCCTTCAAAGTTGTGGGTATACTTGCACCAACAGGCACTCCAGTAGATCGCAGTGTTCACGTTTCATTAGAAGCGATTGAAGCCATTCATGTAGGATGGGAATCTGGCGCACGCTTAGGACCAACACCTGAAGCAAAAGTGCTGCTACAACAGCAATTCAAACCTAAGCAAATCACCGCTTTTATGGTTGGGCTAAACTCTAAGATCCAAACATTTGCATTACAGCGCTATATTAATACATATAGCAAAGAACCATTAAGTGCCATTATGCCGGGCATTGCTTTACATGAACTGTGGCAAATGATGTCAATTGCTGAACAAGCATTACTCATCGTTTCAGGCTTTGTTGTGATTGCAGGTTTACTAGGTATGCTTTCTAGCTTACTTACGAGCCTAAACGAACGCCGACGTGAAATGGCGATCCTTCGTGCAACAGGAGCAAGGCCAAGCCATATTTTCTTTTTATTAATCAGTGAAGCAACCTTCCTGACAGCGCTCGGTATTCTACTTGGAACAATCATGCTCTATGGTCTGCTTTTCCTTGCGCAGCCATTTATCCTGACGCACTTTGGAATGTATATCGAGATCACGCCTCTAAATATTTATGAGCTAACATTGCTGGCAGTCGTTCAAGTTGCAGGTATCCTAGTCGGTATTATTCCTGCAATTCGCGCTTATCAACACTCACTGTCTGATGGCATGACAATCAAGATTTAA
- a CDS encoding DUF3299 domain-containing protein: MRKWLLALCCTFPLLVHASEPLTLDWLDLVPENERSMINEQGIAAFIDHSGGKAKQSQIGKVREELNGSQVKIPGFVIPLEGDDKAVTEFLLVPYFGACIHVPPPPPNQIIYVKFPSGAPIQQLWDVVYIIGELKTQHVSHDLAEVGYLIEGTQLEEYDDM; encoded by the coding sequence ATGAGAAAATGGCTTTTAGCCTTATGCTGCACATTTCCATTACTGGTACATGCATCAGAGCCATTAACGTTAGACTGGTTAGATTTAGTACCAGAAAATGAACGTTCAATGATCAATGAGCAGGGCATTGCTGCCTTTATTGATCACAGTGGTGGTAAAGCAAAACAAAGCCAAATAGGGAAGGTGCGCGAAGAACTAAATGGTAGTCAGGTGAAAATACCCGGTTTCGTTATTCCTCTAGAAGGGGATGATAAAGCTGTCACCGAGTTTTTGCTGGTTCCTTATTTCGGTGCTTGTATTCACGTACCGCCACCGCCACCGAACCAGATTATTTATGTGAAATTTCCATCTGGTGCTCCCATCCAGCAACTTTGGGATGTTGTCTATATTATCGGTGAGCTGAAAACTCAGCATGTCAGTCATGATCTCGCTGAAGTCGGCTACCTGATCGAAGGTACCCAACTAGAAGAATACGACGACATGTAA
- a CDS encoding TIGR03899 family protein gives MTTSSNKPAQELAIKNTQNTAEKTSSTRRNAKQYTEAIAKLFVVNHLITETEECSIEQRTQQREQKEREAQQANLEKILKIAYDVSNEDSANMPDPDWLAQFMSIAKNIHSANMQALWGRVLKKEVIAPGSFSIKALNTLKNMTKKDAHAFQHACSLSCSFGTDQGRKLLTGAISHKMSLLVIPKREQSKLTLGQYQLPYHELLSLIELGIIHASELESGSISQHQALPLNYQNHHFKILANSKISTLTYYRFTPTGNELAHLLPVSLYEGYQTDLINLLSRYFMVESS, from the coding sequence ATGACCACATCTTCAAATAAACCTGCCCAAGAGCTGGCAATAAAAAACACTCAGAATACGGCTGAGAAGACATCTTCTACCCGACGAAACGCCAAACAATACACAGAAGCAATAGCAAAGCTGTTTGTCGTCAATCACCTAATAACGGAAACGGAAGAATGTTCAATTGAACAGCGGACTCAACAGCGGGAACAAAAAGAGCGTGAAGCCCAGCAAGCTAATCTAGAAAAGATACTAAAGATTGCTTATGACGTTAGCAATGAAGACAGTGCAAACATGCCTGATCCTGACTGGTTGGCACAATTCATGTCGATTGCAAAAAATATTCATAGCGCCAATATGCAAGCACTCTGGGGAAGAGTACTAAAAAAAGAAGTCATAGCACCAGGTAGCTTTTCGATCAAAGCACTGAACACTCTTAAGAATATGACAAAAAAAGATGCACATGCCTTTCAGCATGCATGCTCTCTTAGCTGTAGTTTCGGTACAGATCAAGGACGAAAACTACTCACTGGCGCAATTAGTCACAAAATGAGCCTGCTTGTTATTCCTAAGCGTGAGCAATCAAAATTAACTCTTGGGCAATACCAACTCCCCTACCATGAACTTTTATCACTCATTGAACTCGGGATCATCCACGCATCAGAACTTGAGTCAGGCTCTATATCTCAGCACCAAGCACTGCCTCTGAATTACCAAAACCATCATTTTAAAATATTAGCCAACAGTAAGATAAGCACATTAACTTATTACCGCTTTACACCAACGGGTAATGAACTCGCTCACTTACTGCCTGTTAGCCTGTATGAAGGGTATCAAACTGACTTAATTAACCTGTTAAGCCGATACTTCATGGTTGAATCCAGCTAA